Proteins encoded in a region of the Poecilia reticulata strain Guanapo linkage group LG14, Guppy_female_1.0+MT, whole genome shotgun sequence genome:
- the LOC103476231 gene encoding pannexin-3 isoform X2, translating into MSIAQAAAKAMLSDALLQDSSGIYRINHLELELPLDKVIKYVSVGLPLMLVCMAFAREISLGPQISCFPPSNFTVKQAGYVDTYCWDSLMHHEFDGDGNFEERSLWVHKMFPYSLLAMAILMYLPALIWRQLVTPTLGSDLLFIIDELDKSYNRSVRLAQSILDMRQNTRNPLTFQAELQRAKRKRYFEYPLLERYMQCKQNSYFLVSMLFLRGFLLLTFMTSACLYLAYFHLSALLQDEFNCFVRTGILRDQNWIPELVQCKMIGQLVFQVISVVNGAIYLLLGPIVLFSIIRLFVWDTSFISVYEVLPALDLINRQRLGCPLNDLNVLLLFLRANVAHLKSYGQVRALCSLAPPQVGNATAGQGLNAMLTQEEMEEREEAAMELAEEIGEAKEEGKLNLVDIMTILGAAQGRVVNCSEKKPLMEENMSLEPNHQGYHELKETAPFSQY; encoded by the exons ATGTCAATCGCCCAGGCAGCGGCCAAGGCCATGTTATCAGATGCCCTGCTGCAGGACAGCTCTGGGATATACAGGATCAACCACCTGGAACTGGAGCTTCCTCTGGACAAGGTCATCAAGTATGTGTCTGTGGGCCTCCCACTGATGCTGGTCTGCATGGCCTTCGCCCGCGAGATCTCCCTGG GGCCTCAAATCAGCTGCTTCCCTCCCAGCAATTTCACAGTCAAGCAGGCCGGCTATGTCGACACGTACTGCTGGGATTCTCTCATGCACCACGAGTTTGACGGCGACGGGAACTTTGAGGAGCGCTCGCTGTGGGTGCACAAA ATGTTTCCTTACTCTCTTTTGGCCATGGCCATCCTGATGTACCTGCCGGCTCTCATCTGGCGCCAGCTTGTCACGCCCACACTGGGCTCAGACCTCCTCTTCATAATAGATGAACTCGACAAGTCTTACAACCGATCGGTCCGACTGGCCCAAAGCATTCTGGACATGCGGCAGAATACGAGAAACCCGCTCACATTTCAGGCCGAGCTTCAAAG AGCCAAGCGGAAGAGATACTTTGAGTACCCCCTACTGGAGAGATACATGCAGTGCAAGCAAAATTCTTACTTCCTCGTCAGCATGCTGTTTTTGCGGGGCTTCCTCCTCCTGACCTTTATGACCTCTGCCTGCCTGTATCTTGCCTACTTCCACCTTTCGGCCTTGCTGCAGGATGAGTTTAACTGCTTTGTTCGTACAGGCATTCTGCGGGATCAGAACTGGATTCCTGAACTGGTTCAGTGCAAGATGATAGGGCAGCTGGTCTTTCAGGTGATAAGTGTGGTCAACGGAGCGATCTACCTCCTGCTGGGACCCATCGTCCTTTTTAGCATTATTCGACTCTTTGTTTGGGACACTAGCTTCATCTCCGTGTATGAGGTCCTCCCGGCCCTGGATCTCATCAACCGCCAAAGACTCGGCTGCCCACTGAACGACCTCAACGTCCTCTTGTTGTTTTTGCGTGCGAATGTAGCTCACCTGAAGTCCTACGGGCAGGTGAGAGCTCTGTGCTCCCTTGCGCCGCCACAAGTGGGCAACGCAACAGCTGGGCAGGGCTTGAACGCAATGCTGACACAAGAAGAAATGGAGGAACGTGAAGAAGCGGCGATGGAGCTGGCGGAAGAAATAGGGGAGGCCAAGGAGGAAGGAAAGCTCAACTTGGTGGACATCATGACTATTCTGGGAGCGGCTCAGGGACGAGTGGTGAACTGCAGTGAGAAGAAGCCCCTAATGGAAGAAAATATGAGCCTGG AGCCAAACCACCAGGGGTACCATGAGTTGAAGGAGACTGCACCATTTAGTCAGTACTAG
- the LOC103476231 gene encoding pannexin-3 isoform X1, translating to MSIAQAAAKAMLSDALLQDSSGIYRINHLELELPLDKVIKYVSVGLPLMLVCMAFAREISLGPQISCFPPSNFTVKQAGYVDTYCWDSLMHHEFDGDGNFEERSLWVHKMFPYSLLAMAILMYLPALIWRQLVTPTLGSDLLFIIDELDKSYNRSVRLAQSILDMRQNTRNPLTFQAELQRAKRKRYFEYPLLERYMQCKQNSYFLVSMLFLRGFLLLTFMTSACLYLAYFHLSALLQDEFNCFVRTGILRDQNWIPELVQCKMIGQLVFQVISVVNGAIYLLLGPIVLFSIIRLFVWDTSFISVYEVLPALDLINRQRLGCPLNDLNVLLLFLRANVAHLKSYGQVRALCSLAPPQVGNATAGQGLNAMLTQEEMEEREEAAMELAEEIGEAKEEGKLNLVDIMTILGAAQGRVVNCSEKKPLMEENMSLGTTTLIYTLKRILLASIFIFIIWDVQKIIK from the exons ATGTCAATCGCCCAGGCAGCGGCCAAGGCCATGTTATCAGATGCCCTGCTGCAGGACAGCTCTGGGATATACAGGATCAACCACCTGGAACTGGAGCTTCCTCTGGACAAGGTCATCAAGTATGTGTCTGTGGGCCTCCCACTGATGCTGGTCTGCATGGCCTTCGCCCGCGAGATCTCCCTGG GGCCTCAAATCAGCTGCTTCCCTCCCAGCAATTTCACAGTCAAGCAGGCCGGCTATGTCGACACGTACTGCTGGGATTCTCTCATGCACCACGAGTTTGACGGCGACGGGAACTTTGAGGAGCGCTCGCTGTGGGTGCACAAA ATGTTTCCTTACTCTCTTTTGGCCATGGCCATCCTGATGTACCTGCCGGCTCTCATCTGGCGCCAGCTTGTCACGCCCACACTGGGCTCAGACCTCCTCTTCATAATAGATGAACTCGACAAGTCTTACAACCGATCGGTCCGACTGGCCCAAAGCATTCTGGACATGCGGCAGAATACGAGAAACCCGCTCACATTTCAGGCCGAGCTTCAAAG AGCCAAGCGGAAGAGATACTTTGAGTACCCCCTACTGGAGAGATACATGCAGTGCAAGCAAAATTCTTACTTCCTCGTCAGCATGCTGTTTTTGCGGGGCTTCCTCCTCCTGACCTTTATGACCTCTGCCTGCCTGTATCTTGCCTACTTCCACCTTTCGGCCTTGCTGCAGGATGAGTTTAACTGCTTTGTTCGTACAGGCATTCTGCGGGATCAGAACTGGATTCCTGAACTGGTTCAGTGCAAGATGATAGGGCAGCTGGTCTTTCAGGTGATAAGTGTGGTCAACGGAGCGATCTACCTCCTGCTGGGACCCATCGTCCTTTTTAGCATTATTCGACTCTTTGTTTGGGACACTAGCTTCATCTCCGTGTATGAGGTCCTCCCGGCCCTGGATCTCATCAACCGCCAAAGACTCGGCTGCCCACTGAACGACCTCAACGTCCTCTTGTTGTTTTTGCGTGCGAATGTAGCTCACCTGAAGTCCTACGGGCAGGTGAGAGCTCTGTGCTCCCTTGCGCCGCCACAAGTGGGCAACGCAACAGCTGGGCAGGGCTTGAACGCAATGCTGACACAAGAAGAAATGGAGGAACGTGAAGAAGCGGCGATGGAGCTGGCGGAAGAAATAGGGGAGGCCAAGGAGGAAGGAAAGCTCAACTTGGTGGACATCATGACTATTCTGGGAGCGGCTCAGGGACGAGTGGTGAACTGCAGTGAGAAGAAGCCCCTAATGGAAGAAAATATGAGCCTGGGTACCACAACACTTATCTATACACTCAAACGTATACTACTAGCgtctattttcattttcatcatctgGGACGTACagaaaatcattaaataa